The window AATACGCAGTGCCGAGGCTTTCACCAGAGCGGCATCTTCACCTTCAACCATGACCCGAATCAAGGGTTCTGTACCTGATTTACGCAGTAACACCCGGCCTTTATCACCCAGTTCTGCTTCCACCTGCTTGACCGAAGCCAGTACAGCTTCTGCTTCGAGCGGGTTCGTATCACCGCTAAAGCGCACGTTTTCCAGTACTTGCGGGTACAGCGTCATGCCCTGTGCCAGCTCATTCAGGCTCATGTCACTGCCGACAACCGAAGCCAGAACCTGCAGTGCAGCAACAATAGCGTCACCTGTGGTCACTTTATCCAGCAAGATAATATGACCAGAGTTTTCAGCGCCAATCAGCCAGCCTTTTTCGAGCAGTTTTTCCATCACGTAACGGTCACCGACCGCCGCACGCACAAATGGGATACCGAGCTGTTTGAGGCCGTTTTCCATCCCCAGGTTCGTCATCAGGGTCCCGACCACACCACCTTTTAGTTCGCCACGACGCAGTGCATCACGGGCAATGATATAAGCAATCTGGTCACCATCGACCTTGTTGCCCAGTTCATCCACCATGATCAGGCGATCACCGTCACCATCGAACGCAAGACCAAGATGAGCTTTTTCATCCAGCACGCGCTGCTGCAGCGCACGTACATCGGTCGCACCTACCTGATCATTGATGTTAAGGCCATCGGGTTCAACCCCCATGGCGATTACGTCAGCACCCAGCTCACGGAATACGCTGGGTGCAATGTGATAGGTTGCACCATGGGCGCAGTCGACGACAATTTTTAACCCTGCCAGGCTCAGTTTGGTCGGGAAAGTGCTTTTACAGAACTCGATATAACGGCCGGCAGCGTCAATCAAGCGTGATGCCTTACCCAGTTCGGCTGATTCCACACATTCAATCTGCTTGTCGAGCTCAGCTTCAATCGCCAGCTCAACTTCATCCGGCAGTTTGGTGCCTTGTGATGAGAAGAACTTGATACCGTTATCATCATACGGGTTATGTGAGGCAGAAATTACAATGCCGGCCTCAGCACGGAACGTCTGAGTCAGGTAAGCCACCGCCGGAGTTGGCATCGGACCAGTCAAAATCGCCTTTAAACCTGCCGCAGCAAGACCAGCCTCGAGAGCCGACTCCAGCATGTAACCGGATATGCGGGTATCTT is drawn from Vibrio sp. CDRSL-10 TSBA and contains these coding sequences:
- the glmM gene encoding phosphoglucosamine mutase, with product MSDTRRYFGTDGIRGKVGQYPITPDFVLKLGWAAGRVLAQQGTRKVIIGKDTRISGYMLESALEAGLAAAGLKAILTGPMPTPAVAYLTQTFRAEAGIVISASHNPYDDNGIKFFSSQGTKLPDEVELAIEAELDKQIECVESAELGKASRLIDAAGRYIEFCKSTFPTKLSLAGLKIVVDCAHGATYHIAPSVFRELGADVIAMGVEPDGLNINDQVGATDVRALQQRVLDEKAHLGLAFDGDGDRLIMVDELGNKVDGDQIAYIIARDALRRGELKGGVVGTLMTNLGMENGLKQLGIPFVRAAVGDRYVMEKLLEKGWLIGAENSGHIILLDKVTTGDAIVAALQVLASVVGSDMSLNELAQGMTLYPQVLENVRFSGDTNPLEAEAVLASVKQVEAELGDKGRVLLRKSGTEPLIRVMVEGEDAALVKASALRIAEAVKVNC